The DNA window TTAAATTTCTTGTTAATAAGTCACCAATTTTCACTTTTCCGGCAACAGAATATTTGAATATGTCAAATGAGGCCTTGCAAGTGATTGTCCGATCGCTATTGTTTAGGATCTTTAGTGGAACTGACATAATAACTTCAGTACAATGCAAGTCTAAAAATATTTGCGATTGTTTCCCCCCTTTTGGTTGGGTTTCATAGAAGGATCTAACTGTTAATTTGCATTAgcatttatttttggtttgaCACGTCTAAACGTTGATATGGATGCTCAGAAATGTCATCCTATGTTCATATGTGGTTGCCAAAATTTTAGTTCAACAATCTCCTTTAGCCTCTCTAGAGTTATTCTTATTCATATATTCAATTTGAAAATCAGAACTTAGTTCCTCTGCAAATTACTGAACCAACCTTTTCTGTATAATATTTTGGCAGAAACAAGACAAGTTATTGGCCAAAGCCAGACATGACCAGGAGgtatgaaaagaagaaagatttATCAAAGAGTATTAATTGATAACTAAAACTGAGGAAAATGTGCTCATTCTGTTCAGGTTTTATCAACGAGTGCTCGCTTTGAGCAAATATGGAGGAGCAGAAAAGGAAATAGAGGGGAAACAAAGACTGAGGATGTGCATGAAGTATGTCACCTTTATGATATTGTTCGTATCGATGTTGAGGAAAATGTAAatggaaaagaagaagaagtagaagaGGAGTAAGCTTCATTTGCATGCATTTGATTGTCGCCTTTTGTAACCTTTGAAACTGAGAATTACAAGGAACTCTCTACTTATGCAGAGATCATGATTTTGAGCACAAGATCATGGCTAGTTATTTGCCACTCTTAAGAGAGTTCGTCCCAGATGGTGCTGTAGAGGTTGAGTCTGATATACGTGATTACATGTCTAAGAAAGGTATCGATCCATGCCATTGGAAACTATTCATTTGAACTAATAGCCTTCAAAGTAGGGCTTTATTTTATCATGCTTCCTCTTATTGACGTCTTCATTAACTTATTATTCAGCATCCAAGAATGATGATTATGTATATGACTATTATGCGGTGAAGGAAGATGATATCAACAAAATTCAGGATGGCGAATCCTGTCCATTTCCTCTGTAAGGAGTTTTATAGGAGACTTATGGGTCCATTTAGAAACACTTTCTGTAACCTCCATTAAATTTCTGAATCTGGGTGTGACTCCCTAAATGGGGCATCAtgtgatattttataaattttgcttattttatcttttattacaATTGAATAAATATCTTGGGCTCAGGGTACAAGTTAATGAAGATGATGAGTTCTATGATGGCCCAGATGATCCAGATAATGAGAGCTATGATTCCAATGGTAACCAACAACTtcattactatttattattatgtggACTGAGTTGTGCTTactgtttttgttttttgtgtTATCAGCTGAGGATAATCCGGATTATGATTATCCAGATGAAGAGGACTCTGAGGATGATGACGAGGATGCTGGGAGCAAATCATctaaagatgatgatgatgaagaagaatcagAGGTTTCCAATGATAAGAGTGTAGAAGGAGACAAGTATGGGCTGTCAGAATCTGAAGACACGGAACAAAGGTATGTTGCCCCTCATATTAAAGACGCCGATATTGTGTATGATGATGAATTTtgcgatgatgatgatgatgacgacgacgaCTATAATGAGTATTATCGATAAAGGTGGCAATGATGGTGACCTGACATGGTGAAAACATCAATTTTCTGTCTTTGTTTTCCACCAGAATTTGATTAGAATTGCTTTTGTGGCCATGATATGTAAAAGGGAAAGACTGCTCCATTAGATTTTTACTAATATGGAATGGAATGGAAGTTGCAAATTTTATAATGTGGCTGTTGCTTATTTGttctaaattatttgttaatccTTCCTGTGTGTGTTGGTAGGGGTAAATAAGAAATCTTAATTTACAATGATTCTGTTTTTGAATGGGAGTTAAATTTAGTGttggattaatttcaaataatatttaattaattatttttctactAAATTTATAGAAGGAAAAAGTACAATGAGAAATAAATCAAGTGAAGTTAAATAAGAAATTGTTTC is part of the Impatiens glandulifera chromosome 1, dImpGla2.1, whole genome shotgun sequence genome and encodes:
- the LOC124920790 gene encoding RNA-directed DNA methylation 4 isoform X1, with product MADIAASSSDSQPKDDKPVVVRVKRKANQSPLEALWLEINERPQKRPLLDFGNLSISDSSTKAAVEEPRAKKVLVHHVETVINSDLTVDFLQSFMPYSSEASQPKVKNLEERQNIKADKKQDKLLAKARHDQEVLSTSARFEQIWRSRKGNRGETKTEDVHEVCHLYDIVRIDVEENVNGKEEEVEEEDHDFEHKIMASYLPLLREFVPDGAVEVESDIRDYMSKKASKNDDYVYDYYAVKEDDINKIQDGESCPFPLVQVNEDDEFYDGPDDPDNESYDSNAEDNPDYDYPDEEDSEDDDEDAGSKSSKDDDDEEESEVSNDKSVEGDKYGLSESEDTEQRYVAPHIKDADIVYDDEFCDDDDDDDDDYNEYYR
- the LOC124920790 gene encoding RNA-directed DNA methylation 4 isoform X2 codes for the protein MADIAASSSDSQPKDDKPVVVRVKRKANQSPLEALWLEINERPQKRPLLDFGNLSISDSSTKVEEPRAKKVLVHHVETVINSDLTVDFLQSFMPYSSEASQPKVKNLEERQNIKADKKQDKLLAKARHDQEVLSTSARFEQIWRSRKGNRGETKTEDVHEVCHLYDIVRIDVEENVNGKEEEVEEEDHDFEHKIMASYLPLLREFVPDGAVEVESDIRDYMSKKASKNDDYVYDYYAVKEDDINKIQDGESCPFPLVQVNEDDEFYDGPDDPDNESYDSNAEDNPDYDYPDEEDSEDDDEDAGSKSSKDDDDEEESEVSNDKSVEGDKYGLSESEDTEQRYVAPHIKDADIVYDDEFCDDDDDDDDDYNEYYR